Genomic DNA from Rahnella variigena:
GGATTACGTGAAGGGCTCACGCTCATTGATCATTGATGATTCCGGAGAAGTCATAGAGGGGGAGGCTTTACAAAGAGTCAAACGCTCAACTCTCATTTTGGTGGGCATTTTCGACAGAGTAAAAAATGGAGAAGAGGAACAGCGTTACTCTCAGGGCAACCTTCCTTTTAGCGTGACTGCTTTCATTTATACCCTCCATACTCCAACGGTTGTTTAAGGATGATTTTATGACAACGGGTCTCGAAGCCGGCAGGCTCACTGAACAGATAACGCTTCAAGTCATAAATATATCGACGGGTCCCCTTGGCGAGCCTTTGCCAGACGTTCCTGTCGATGTTGCAAAAGTCTGGGCGGCAGTTGAAATGAAATCAAACAGAAAGATCAGGACGTTGGACCAGCAACAGGTTGTCGAAACCTGGCATTTCACCATCAGGTCCGGGCGCGCCGTGAGTATCGACTGGAAGGTGAAGTGGAAGGACGCAAGCTACACCGTTGTGTCGGTTGACCACAGCCTGAAAGACCGGCTGATCCTCAAGGCTGAGAGAGATACACGCCATGATTGAAAATGCCATCCTCAAGGCACTCGGCGGACTTTCCGGCCTGCCAGTCTATCCTCTGCTACTCCCTGATCCGGTCCAGCAAGGGATCACTTTCCAGCGCATATCCGATCCTGAGGTAGGTGGTGGGTTGGTGCGTACGGGCCTAACCG
This window encodes:
- a CDS encoding head-tail connector protein, with translation MIGLVTLDEVKSYLRIDTDAADNDLQEAIYQASAVILDYVKGSRSLIIDDSGEVIEGEALQRVKRSTLILVGIFDRVKNGEEEQRYSQGNLPFSVTAFIYTLHTPTVV
- a CDS encoding phage head closure protein; this encodes MTTGLEAGRLTEQITLQVINISTGPLGEPLPDVPVDVAKVWAAVEMKSNRKIRTLDQQQVVETWHFTIRSGRAVSIDWKVKWKDASYTVVSVDHSLKDRLILKAERDTRHD